In the Brassica napus cultivar Da-Ae chromosome A7, Da-Ae, whole genome shotgun sequence genome, one interval contains:
- the LOC106421641 gene encoding L-ascorbate oxidase homolog: MAANASFAAALIVGFALLFAVTAESPYRFFEWNVTYGDIYPLGVRQQGILINGQFPGPDIHSVTNDNLIINVYNSLDEPFLLSWNGVQQRRNSYVDGVYGTTCPIPPGKNYTYILQVKDQIGSFYYFPSLAFHKAAGGFGGLRILSRPGIPVPFADPAGDNTVLIGDWYKSNHTDLKAQLDSGRKLPLPDGILINGRGSGATLNVEQGKTYRLRISNIGLQHSLNFRIQNHKMKVVEVEGTHTLQTTFSSLDVHVGQSYSVLVTADQPAQDYYVVVSSRFTSDVLTTTGVLRYSGSAGGVSGPIPGGPTIQIDWSLNQARAIRTNLTASGPRPNPQGSYHYGMINTTRTIRLASSAGQVNGKQRYAVNSVSFNPADTPLKLADYFKIDGVYRVGSIQSQPTGGGIYLDTSVMQTDYRTFIEIVFENSEDIVQSWHLDGYSFWVVGMDGGQWTPDSRNEYNLRDAVARCTVQVYPSSWTAIYIALDNVGMWNLRSEFWARQYLGQQFYLRVYTTSTSLRDEYPIPKNALLCGRASGRRTRPL, from the exons ATGGCGGCCAATGCCTCATTCGCCGCCGCATTAATCGTCGGCTTTGCGCTTCTTTTCGCCGTCACGGCGGAAAGTCCGTATAGGTTCTTCGAATGGAACGTCACTTACGGTGATATCTACCCACTCGGTGTTCGCCAGCAG GGCATTCTGATCAACGGGCAGTTTCCGGGACCGGACATTCACTCCGTTACTAATGACAATCTCATCATTAACGTCTACAATAGCCTGGACGAACCTTTCCTCCTTTCATG gAATGGAGTTCAACAGAGGAGGAACTCGTACGTGGACGGAGTGTACGGGACGACTTGCCCTATCCCACCGGGGAAGAACTACACTTACATTCTTCAAGTGAAGGATCAGATCGGAAGTTTCTACTACTTCCCTTCTCTCGCTTTCCACAAAGCCGCTGGTGGTTTTGGTGGCCTCCGTATCCTCAGCCGTCCTGGTATCCCCGTCCCTTTCGCTGACCCTGCCGGAGATAACACAGTTCTCATCGGAGACTGGTACAAATCTAACCACACG GATTTGAAGGCACAGCTTGATAGTGGTAGGAAGCTTCCTTTACCAGATGGCATCCTCATCAATGGACGTGGGAGTGGTGCAACTCTCAATGTTGAACAAGGTAAGACATACAGGTTGAGAATATCCAATATAGGGCTACAACACTCTCTCAACTTCCGCATTCAGAACCACAAGATGAAAGTGGTTGAAGTGGAAGGAACTCACACTCTTCAGACTACTTTCTCTTCTCTCGATGTTCACGTTGGTCAGTCTTACTCGGTCCTTGTAACCGCCGACCAGCCTGCACAGGACTATTACGTCGTGGTCTCTTCTAGGTTTACCTCGGATGTCCTCACCACCACTGGTGTTCTCCGTTACAGTGGTTCTGCTGGTGGTGTTTCTGGACCTATTCCCGGTGGACCAACAATACAAATCGACTGGTCTTTGAACCAGGCTCGAGCCATCAG GACTAACCTTACGGCGAGTGGACCAAGGCCAAACCCACAAGGATCATACCACTACGGTATGATAAACACCACAAGAACCATCAGACTTGCTAGCTCTGCTGGTCAGGTCAACGGGAAGCAACGATACGCTGTGAACAGTGTATCGTTTAACCCGGCAGACACTCCTTTGAAACTCGCGGACTACTTCAAGATCGACGGTGTTTACAGAGTTGGAAGCATACAGAGCCAACCCACTGGTGGAGGAATCTACCTCGACACATCTGTTATGCAGACCGATTACAGAACCTTTATTGAGATTGTGTTCGAGAACTCTGAGGATATTGTCCAGAGCTGGCATCTTGACGGTTACTCTTTCTGGGTTGTTGG GATGGACGGTGGGCAATGGACTCCTGATAGTAGGAACGAGTACAATCTACGTGATGCAGTAGCTCGCTGCACCGTTCAG GTGTATCCGAGTTCATGGACGGCTATATACATAGCACTGGACAACGTAGGGATGTGGAATCTAAGATCAGAATTTTGGGCAAGGCAGTACTTAGGACAACAGTTCTATCTACGTGTCTACACAACGTCCACTTCTCTTAGGGATGAGTACCCAATCCCCAAAAACGCTCTTCTTTGCGGTAGAGCTAGTGGTCGTCGCACCAGACCACTTTGA
- the LOC106421529 gene encoding NADH dehydrogenase [ubiquinone] 1 beta subcomplex subunit 2-like: MGGGGGITYKGVTVHTPKTWHTVAGKGLCGVMWFWILYRAKQDGPVVMGWRHPWDGHGDHGHGGDHH, translated from the exons ATGGGCGGAGGAGGAGGTATAACATACAAGGGAGTCACCGTGCACACTCCCAAGACGTGGCACACCGTCGCCGGAAAGGGCTTGTGCGGCGTTATGTG gttctGGATTTTGTACAGAGCAAAGCAAGATGGTCCTGTAGTCATG GGATGGAGGCACCCGTGGGATGGACATGGTGATCACGGTCATGGTGGGGATCATCACTAG
- the BNAA07G32450D gene encoding uncharacterized protein BNAA07G32450D, producing MAQINFEGLRELHDCANYLLDHCPKTRESLSEQGQEKWTEQVSEASLRMLDICSVSKDVMTLVKHSLHDLQLTLRGNESSDVNEKIAAYNQYKNRLKKEILKCLNCLKGMIGGRVEMPRELNLLFVAEVLKEVREAVVTMVESLFSLGCIPWLEKRSSKGSLSSIFTSRSSDWLDDIWDETAVQSAATRLEAAEIAVEELEIELESIFRRLIHTRVSLLNIITS from the coding sequence ATGGCTCAGATTAACTTCGAGGGTTTGAGAGAGCTACACGACTGCGCAAACTATCTCCTCGATCACTGTCCAAAAACAAGAGAATCTCTGTCTGAACAAGGACAAGAGAAGTGGACGGAACAAGTTTCTGAAGCTTCATTGAGGATGTTAGACATCTGTAGCGTATCTAAAGATGTGATGACGCTAGTTAAGCACAGCTTGCACGATCTACAACTTACTCTACGTGGAAACGAATCATCAGATGTGAACGAGAAGATAGCAGCGTATAATCAGTACAAGAACAGGCTCAAGAAGGAGATATTGAAATGCTTAAACTGTCTTAAAGGCATGATCGGAGGAAGAGTAGAGATGCCGAGAGAGCTTAACCTTCTATTTGTAGCTGAGGTTTTAAAGGAAGTGAGAGAAGCCGTTGTGACAATGGTCGAGTCGTTGTTCTCTCTTGGTTGTATCCCTTGGTTAGAGAAGAGATCGAGCAAAGGGTCTTTGTCTTCGATCTTTACTTCTCGATCTTCGGATTGGTTAGATGATATATGGGACGAGACCGCGGTTCAGAGCGCAGCTACGAGATTGGAAGCGGCAGAGATTGCTGTGGAGGAGCTTGAGATAGAGTTGGAGTCTATTTTCAGGCGATTGATTCATACAAGAGTTTCACTTCTTAATATTATTACCAGCTAG
- the LOC106421636 gene encoding enoyl-CoA hydratase 2, peroxisomal, giving the protein MTTSDSEFNPDLLLAHKLPETHYTYNERDVAIYALGVGACNQDAVDSDELKFVYHENGQEQIQVLPTFASLLTLGSLSNGLDLPGFKYDPSLLLHGQQYIEIYRPLPSKASLINKVSLAGLQDKGKAAILEIETRSYEQGSDELLCMNRTTVFLRGAGGFSNSSKPFSYKNYPSNQGLAVKIPQTQPSAVCEERTQPSQALLYRLSGDYNPLHSDPNVAKLAGFPRPILHGLCTLGFAIKAIIKCICKGDPSAVKTISGRFLATVFPGETLITEMWLQGLRVIYQTKVKERNKAVLSGYVDIRGLSSSL; this is encoded by the exons ATGACGACTAGCGATTCTGAATTCAACCCCGATCTACTCCTCGCTCACAAGCTTCCCGAG ACGCATTACACCTACAACGAAAG AGATGTAGCAATCTATGCTTTGGGAGTAGGAGCTTGTAACCAAGATGCTGTTGATTCTGATGAGCTCAAGTTTGTGTATCATGAGAACGGCCAAGAACAGATCcag GTTCTACCAACTTTTGCTTCGCTGTTAACACTTGGGTCTCTGTCAAATGGACTGGATCTGCCAGGTTTTAA ATATGATCCTAGTCTCCTGTTGCATGGACAGCAGTACATTGAAATATACAGGCCATTACCTTCCAAGGCTTCT TTAATTAACAAAGTAAGCCTAGCTGGATTGCAGGATAAAG GTAAAGCAGCTATCCTTGAAATAGAAACCAGGAGTTACGAGCAAGGTTCAGATGAACTGTTATGCATGAATCG AACGACTGTTTTCTTACGAGGAGCTGGTGGTTTCTCAAATTCATCTAAGCCATTTTCTTACAAAAACTATCCAAGTAACCAGGGCTTAGCTGTGAAAATCCCCCAAACACAACCCTCTGCAGTGTGCGAAGAGCGCACTCAACCTTCACAG GCTTTACTCTATAGGCTCTCTGGTGACTATAATCCTCTGCATTCAGATCCAAACGTTGCAAAACTTGCCGG ATTCCCACGCCCGATACTGCATGGACTATGTACGCTCGGGTTTGCAATAAAGGCCATCATCAAGTGTATATGCAAGGGTGACCCAAGTGCTGTCAAAACCATCTCTGGACGATTCCTCGCGACTGTTTTCCCTGGTGAAACTCTGATAACCGAAATGTGGCTCCAAGGCTTGAG GGTTATATATCAGACGAAAGTGAAGGAAAGGAACAAGGCCGTGTTATCTGGCTATGTTGATATTCGTGGTTTGTCATCCTCTCTTTAA
- the LOC106421562 gene encoding uncharacterized protein LOC106421562, which translates to MEIKVQLKEKNKEEDLASKQVSDELEKSCLTEEEDEDYLSDQNSKKRTRVLKTTSESEQRKKRKSSKEPRYNNTSSFDDWLFVGTVNPQKKAIKIDDEDMNLKVERSSSSACGGCFFPKAQFLSEVGIYSLPYTVLF; encoded by the coding sequence ATGGAAATAAAGGTGCAACTAAAAGAGAAGAACAAGGAGGAAGACTTGGCAAGCAAGCAAGTCTCAGATGAACTTGAGAAGAGTTGTTtgacagaagaagaagatgaagactaTTTGTCTGATCAGAACAGTAAGAAGAGGACAAGAGTACTTAAGACAACTTCTGAATCAGAGCAAAGAAAGAAGCGCAAGtcaagcaaagaacctcgctaCAATAATACGTCGTCGTTTGATGACTGGCTTTTCGTTGGTACCGTTAATCCGCAAAAGAAGGCTATCAAGATTGATGATGAAGACATGAACTTAAAGGTGGAGAggtcatcatcatcagcatGTGGAGGTTGCTTTTTCCCCAAGGCTCAGTTTTTGTCTGAAGTTGGAATCTATTCATTACCATATACAGTCTTGTTTTAG
- the LOC106421590 gene encoding indole-3-acetic acid-induced protein ARG7, with the protein MKMLYSKGMRLSELMEKWRKRKKGHFTVYTKEGKRFVLPLDYLNHPILQVLLEMAEDEFGTTIDGPLKIPCDGSLMDHVIMLVRRSMSDNYDDDDVGKKSEVCSTSTCKGASISSLIPLFRGQSQIRSLVS; encoded by the coding sequence ATGAAGATGCTATATTCTAAGGGGATGAGACTCTCTGAGTTGATGGAGAAGTGGAGAAAGAGGAAGAAAGGGCATTTCACTGTTTACACCAAAGAAGGGAAGAGATTCGTTTTGCCCTTGGATTATCTCAACCATCCGATTTTACAAGTGTTATTGGAGATGGCTGAGGATGAGTTTGGAACTACCATTGATGGTCCTTTGAAGATTCCTTGCGATGGGAGTTTAATGGATCACGTCATCATGCTTGTGAGGAGAAGTATGTCTGATaactatgatgatgatgatgtgggGAAGAAGTCAGAGGTTTGTTCCACGAGCACCTGCAAGGGAGCTTCAATCTCTTCTCTAATACCTCTATTTCGTGGACAGAGCCAGATTCGGTCCTTAGTTTCCTAA
- the BNAA07G32460D gene encoding uncharacterized protein BNAA07G32460D encodes MAATSSSFGAHVRSTSWPENVHPLSRSIEDHLLILKKSPESACRKLGVLKNMYEVVEVFLRFQSTKTQKAFLEDVSDGFLEVLDICYTIRDVLMEAKEQVRELESSLRRRVIRSKSGGDHDAFLTREIDAYVFKRRVLSRKIGKQLKMKINKKKKDCGGAINVMKKVKETSFDVLVSLLMEVVTMNHKQISRSGCRGIMSRMFNKKNQEVEGDELKKLIETEQMIESTEGELECVYKKLLKTRVSLLNMLTH; translated from the coding sequence ATGGCTGCTACTTCATCATCATTTGGTGCACACGTGCGTTCAACAAGCTGGCCCGAAAACGTTCATCCTCTGTCACGATCCATCGAAGATCATCTTCTGATACTTAAGAAAAGTCCAGAGTCTGCTTGTCGGAAACTCGGAGTTTTAAAGAACATGTACGAGGTGGTCGAAGTTTTCCTCCGTTTTCAATCGACCAAAACTCAAAAAGCGTTTCTAGAAGATGTCTCCGATGGGTTTCTTGAGGTTCTTGATATCTGTTACACGATCAGAGACGTTTTGATGGAGGCAAAAGAGCAAGTCAGAGAACTCGAGTCGAGCTTGAGGAGGAGAGTGATCAGAAGCAAATCAGGAGGAGATCATGATGCTTTCTTGACACGTGAGATCGACGCATACGTGTTTAAGAGAAGAGTCTTGAGCAGAAAGATTGGCAAGCAGTtgaagatgaagattaataagaagaagaaagattgtGGAGGTGCCATCAATGTGATGAAGAAAGTTAAGGAGACGAGCTTCGATGTTCTTGTTTCTTTGTTGATGGAAGTGGTGACGATGAATCATAAGCAGATATCAAGAAGTGGTTGTAGAGGAATCATGTCGAGGATGTTTaacaagaagaatcaagaagttGAAGGTGATGAGCTGAAGAAGTTGATAGAAACAGAGCAAATGATTGAATCAACAGAAGGAGAGTTGGAGTGTGTGTATAAGAAATTGTTGAAGACGAGAGTTTCTCTTCTTAACATGCTTACTCATTGA
- the LOC106421664 gene encoding dehydrin ERD14: protein MADETKNVHEHEAPKVATEESSTATGEVTDRGLFDFLGKKKDETKPEETIDSEFEQKVHISEPVPEVKHEEEKEEKKHSLLEKLHRSDSSSSSSSEEEGEDGVKRKKKKDKKKVTTTEGEVKTEEEKKGFMDKLKEKLPGHGKKPEEPSPAPVVAPPVEEAHPAEKKGILEKIKEKLPGYHPKTVEEEKKDKDDH, encoded by the exons ATGGCAGATGAAACCAAGAACGTTCACGAGCATGAGGCACCTAAGGTAGCCACCGAGGAATCATCAACGGCCACCGGCGAGGTTACAGACCGTGGACTGTTCGATTTCTTGgggaagaagaaagatgaaacGAAACCAGAGGAGACCATCGACTCTGAGTTCGAGCAAAAGGTTCACATCTCAGAGCCGGTGCCTGAGGTTAAACAcgaggaagaaaaagaagagaagaagcatAGTCTCCTCGAGAAGCTTCACCGCAGCGACAGCTCTTCTAGCTCC TCAAGCGAGGAAGAAGGTGAAGATGgtgtgaagaggaagaagaagaaggacaagaagaagGTAACTACTACTGAAGGAGAGGTGAAgacagaggaggagaagaaaggGTTTATGGATAAGCTGAAGGAGAAGCTTCCAGGACACGGGAAGAAGCCTGAAGAGCCTTCACCGGCACCGGTGGTTGCTCCTCCGGTGGAGGAAGCGCATCCGGCGGAGAAGAAGgggatcttggagaagattaaGGAGAAGCTTCCAGGGTACCATCCCAAGACCgtagaggaggagaagaaggatAAGGATGATCATTAA
- the LOC125576375 gene encoding uncharacterized protein LOC125576375 has product MVGVFRRSLSFPNKPTVRPPPPSKPRVSHHTRSISLPCRSHPLISHINHEISQIKSWSSSFDRRTTAWLTDGLSLLRDVQETLSDILHLPQSQESLRNRPVFFENLLEDLLRFVDAYGIFRTSVLSLREHQSAAQVALRRKDDVKISSYVKSRRALARDIAKLTSSIREPKTKYNRCHVDVLNGSYGEAELASVIGDVIEVTVLVSVALFNGVYLSIRSSKTTTFVGFLKRSEKRDKNCEGIEELKQVEEKSLVGLSKKKNEEVKILTKKMMELENSIVEIECGSEKVFRGLISTRVSLLNALTH; this is encoded by the coding sequence ATGGTTGGAGTTTTCCGGCGATCACTCTCTTTCCCTAACAAACCCACCGTccgtccaccaccaccatcaaaGCCACGTGTCTCTCACCACACAAGATCCATCAGCCTCCCATGCAGATCACACCCTTTGATCTCCCACATCAACCACGAGATCTCCCAGATCAAATCCTGGTCCTCCTCCTTCGACCGCCGCACCACCGCATGGCTCACCGACGGTCTCAGCCTCCTCAGAGACGTCCAAGAAACGCTCTCCGACATCCTCCACCTCCCTCAGTCGCAGGAGTCTCTCCGCAACCGCCCCGTGTTCTTCGAAAATCTTCTCGAAGACCTCCTCCGCTTCGTCGACGCCTACGGCATCTTCCGCACGTCGGTCCTCTCCCTCCGCGAGCACCAGTCCGCCGCTCAAGTCGCCCTCCGGCGAAAAGACGACGTCAAAATCTCCTCCTACGTAAAATCTCGCCGCGCTCTAGCGCGGGATATAGCGAAGCTGACGTCATCTATACGCGAGCCGAAGACGAAGTACAACCGCTGCCACGTGGATGTTTTAAACGGTTCGTACGGTGAGGCTGAGCTAGCGTCGGTCATCGGTGACGTCATCGAGGTCACTGTTTTGGTGTCTGTGGCGCTTTTCAACGGAGTCTATTTATCTATACGTTCGAGTAAGACGACGACGTTTGTTGGGTTTCTTAAGAGGTCtgagaagagagacaagaactgTGAAGGGATcgaggagctgaagcaagtcgaGGAGAAGAGCTTAGTTGGATTGAGCAAGAAGAAAAACGAAGAAGTGAAGATTCTTACTAAGAAGATGATGGAGTTGGAGAATTCGATCGTTGAAATTGAATGTGGGAGTGAGAAAGTGTTTAGGGGTTTGATTAGTACTCGGGTCTCATTGCTTAATGCCCTAACACATTAA